Part of the Kushneria marisflavi genome, AAGGGATCTCCAAATCCCACCCCCAGCATGCCCCCTCTACGGTGGCCGCCAAACCATCCCATACTGCTGCCCCGCCACTGGCGAGTCGCCCCCAGCCCCGGCTGGCGCGTGATGCGCTCGGCACTGACCAGTCCCAGCTCGACATCGCTGGCGCGGACTTCATAGCCCTGGGCTTCAAGCGCAGCGGCAATGGCGCCAACCTGCGCCAGACGCGTGCCGCCGTAAGTGGCGTAGCACGACTCAGGCAGTGACTGAGCCTGAACATCCAGCGGCCGAGTCGAGGACAGGGAGCTACAGCCTGTCAGCACAAGGCTCAGCAATGACAGGGTCATGAACGACTGAATGGATGGCATGGCGTGCATCCCCGGTGAAATATCCCTGACACCCAAAGGTGATCCCATGGGAAGACATACGGTCCCTACCCTGCCTAGACAGTAGAGTGAATATGAAACGCCCGCAATATGACGTTCAGGGGGCAGCAGGGTCAGCGGCCGCCATGCCCCGGCAATGGCATTTTGCCTGAGCCATTCGACACCCGGAGCGGTATGTGTAAAGAGAAGACACTGGCTGGATACCGGCAACGGGCCTGGAATTCGAAAAATTATAAGTTAGCCTTATCGGTCCAACCATAAACAAGGATGTACGCTTATGGCTGATGACGCCAATCCGCCTACCGTTGCCAAACTGAACCCGCCCGTTTTTTATACCTCTGCCGGCATTATCGTTGCCTTTGTCATCTTTGCCGTCGTGGCCCCAGAGCTTGCCGGCAGCGCCTTTGGCCAGGCCCAGAGCTGGGTGATCGATACCTTTGGCTGGTTCTATCTGCTTGCCATGGGGGTGTATCTCATCTTCGCCCTCTATCTGGCCATGTCACGCCACGGTCAGGTCCGACTGGGGCCGGATCACAGTGAACCCGAATACAGCTATAGCTCGTGGTTTGCGATGCTGTTTGCCGCCGGTATGGGTATCGGCATCATGTACTACGGGGTCGCCGAGCCGGTGACGCACTACATGAACCCACCCACCGGCGAGGGCAGCACGCCAGCGGCCGCCAGGCAGGCCATGGAGATCACCTTCTTTCACTGGGGGCTTCACCCCTGGGGCGTTTATGCCGTCGTGGCACTGGCACTGGCCTATTTCAGCTTTCGCCATAACCTGCCGCTGCGCCTGAGCTCCGCACTTTATCCACTGATCGGCAAGCGCATTCATGGCCCGATCGGTTACGCCGTCGATATCTTTGCCGTCTTTGGCACCATGTTCGGTCTGGCAACCTCGCTGGGCCTGGGCGTCATGCAGATCAGTTCGGGACTCAACTTCCTGTTCGGCTTTCCCGACACGCTGATGAGCCAGATCATCCTGATTGCCGCCATCACGGGGGCCGCGACCTGCTCGGTGTCTCTGGGACTGGATGGCGGGGTCAAGCGCCTGTCGGAAATGAACCTGTGGCTGGTCTTTGTGCTGCTGCTGTTTGTGATCGTGGTCGGTCCGACACTGTTCAGCTTTCAGTCGCTGGCGCAGAACGTGGGCTCCTACTTTTCCGGCGTGGTGGATCGTACCTTTAACATCTACGCCTATCTGGGCGATGAAGACGCCAATACCTGGCTGGGCAACTGGACGCTGTTTTACTGGGGCTGGTGGATTGCCTGGTCGCCCTTTGTCGGCATGTTTGTCGCACGCGTGTCTCGTGGCCGCCGCATTCGCGAATTTGTTCTGGGCGTGCTGTTTGTGCCGGCCGGCTTTAATTTCATCTGGATGACCTTTTTCGGCGATGGCGCCATCCACATGATCGCCACCGAAGGGCTGAGCCAGCTGTCAGACGCCGTCAATCAAAGCAGTTCGATCGCGCTGTTCGAGTTCCTGAACCTGCTGCCGATGTCGTCAGTGACCTCAACGATTGCCGTGCTGCTGGTGGCCACCTTCTTTGTGACCTCGGCCGACTCGGGCTCGCTGGTCATGGATCTTCTGACCTCAAAGGACGGTGACGAATCCCCGGTGCTTCAGCGTATCTTCTGGGCCGTCAGCTCCGGCGTGGTCGCCGTTGCCCTGCTGATTGCCGGTGGCCTGCAGGCCCTTCAGGCCGCTGCCCTGCTGGCCGCGCTGCCCTTCTCGGTCATTTTAATGGTGATCTGCTATGGGCTGCTCAAGGCGCTCAGGGTCGAGGCCGTCAAGCAGGACAGCCTGCGCCATTTGATGAACACACCGGGCAACGTCTCTAGAGTGGCGGCCGGCAACACACCCGGCAAGACCGACTACTGGCAGACGCGTCTGCAAACGCTGGTAACCTCGCCGCGCAGGCAGCAGGTCTCGACGTTTTTGCATGACACCGCCGAGGTGGCCATGAAGGAGGTCGGCGAGGAGTTTGAAAAACAGTCGCTTGATATCAGGATCACCGAAGAGGATGACCGCTGCTATCTGCGCGTGGACCACGGCGAGGAGAACGACTTCGTCTATGGCGTGCGTATTCGCCGCTACGCTGCGCCCTCCTTTGCCATGAGCGGCATGCGACGTCATGACAGCTCGAAGGACAACAACGACTATCGCGCCGAAGTCTTCCTGCGCGAAGGCGGGCAGAAATACAACATCATGGGCTATACGAAACAGCAGGTGATCGGTGACATTCTCGATCAGTATGAAAAACACCTGCATTTCCTGCATATCATGCGCTAGTTCTGGTCCCTTCCAACCTGGCCCGCCTCGGTGCGGGCCTTTTCATGTCATGGCGACAGGCGCTATTGGCCGTTATCAGGCGTGCCGGGTATGCTCATGGCTCACTGTCTCGAACGGAATGCCTGCATGCATATTCTGATTGCCCCCGACAGCTTCAAGGATGCCCTGGGCGCTACGGACGCCGCCAACGCCATCGCCGAAGGCGTTCGCCAGGCGGCACCGAATGCCGACTGGACACTTTGTCCGCTGGGCGATGGCGGCGAAGGCACGCTGGAAGCCCTGCTGACCGCCAGTGGGGCCGAAGCGCGCAGTCTTGAGGTTCATGACGCCCTGAACCGTCCTCGCATGGCGCAGTGGGGCTGGATCGAGGCACGCCGAACCGCCATCGTCGAACTGGCGGAGGCCAGCGGTCTGCAGCATCTGACGCAGGAAGAGCGCGACGCCCTGCATACCACCACCCGGGGCGTGGGCGAGCTGATTCATGCCACCCTCGAAGCCGGGGCCGAGCACCTGATTCTGACACTGGGCGGCAGCGCCACCAATGACGGCGGTGCCGGCATGATGAGCGCACTGGGCGTGCGTTTTCTGGACAACAACGACCAACCCCTCGAGCCCGGCGGCGCCGCTCTGGCCGGGCTTTCCCGCATCGACCTTTCAGGGATCGACCCGCGCCTTTCGCAGCTGACGGTCGAGGCCGCCGTGGATGTGAATAACCCGTTATGCGGCGATCAGGGCGCCAGCGCCATTTTCGGGCCGCAAAAGGGCGCAACAAAAGATCAGGTGGGTCAGCTTGATCACGCACTGGCAAGGCTTGCCGACATCACTGTTGATGCGACCGGACGGGATCATCGTGACAGCGCAGGGGCCGGCGCCGCCGGTGGCATGGGCTTTGCCGCACTGGCCTTTTTGAACGCCACGCTGCGCCCGGGCATTGAGCTGGTCATGGAACAGGTCGGCTTTGAAAAGACGCTGGAACATACCGACCTGGTCATCACCGGCGAGGGCCGGCTGGATGGCCAGAGCCTGTCCGGCAAGACCCCGATTGGCGTTTCGCGCGCGGCCCGCCGCATGGGCGTGCCCTGCGTGGTACTGGCCGGCAAGCTGGACAGTGGCTGGGAGAAGGCGCTCGAAGAAGGGGTAACCGCCGCGTTTGCGCTGGCCGACGGCCCGATGGCACTGGAAGAAGCGCTTGAGCGCACGCCCGAGCTTTTAAGTGCGCGCAGCGCCTCGATCGTTCGACTGTTCCAGCATGGGCGCTGAACATTTAATCGATGCCTGACCCACTCGATCCTTATCAAGGCTCAGTCTTCGTCAAAGCGTAGCGTCTCGCGGTCACTGCCGGGCGTTGAAAGCGCACCATGACGCTCGGCCTGCTGTGACGCCTGTGCGTCACGGCCCGAGCGGGCACTCTCGCTGACGCTCTCGGGCCAGGGCTTGCGATTGCGAACACCCAGCGCGTTGAGCCGGCCGGCCTGAGCAATCAGGCTGCCCTGGCCGTCACGCAGGCGGTTCATCGCCTGACGATGGCTACCGGCGGCACGCTCCAGGTGCGTGCCCACTTCCTCCATGCTGGTCACGAAGCCGTGGCATTTCTCCAGCAGTTTTTCGGCACGCGCGACAATGTCGCGTGCGTTGTCGTTCTGGCGTTCCAGCCGCCAGAGGCCGGCCACCGTGCGCAGACTGGCCAGCAGCGTGGAAGGCGTCACCAGCACGACATGGCGATCAAAGGCTTCATGAAAGAGGCGGTCATCATGCTCGAACACCGCGGCAAAGGCGGGTTCGATGGGCATGAACAAAAACACCATGTCCGGTGCGTTGAGCCCCGGCAGGCGCGCGTAGCCCTTGTCGGACAGTGTCTCGATGTGGCTGCGTACCGAACGCAAGTGTCGGCGCATGGCCTGCTCGCGAGCCGCGTCGTTTTCGGCCGCCACCACTTCGCTCCAGGCGGTCAGCGACACCTTTGCATCGATGATCAGATGACGCGACTCGGGCAGATAGATCACGGCATCCGGGCGTGATCGACCCTGGTCATGGGTCAGCACGACTTCGCGCTCATACTCGATGCCCTGTCGCAGCCCGGAGCGCTCCAGCACCCGCTCAAGAATCAGCTCGCCCCAGTTGCCCTGCGACTTGCTGTCGCCCTTGAGGGCCCGGGTCAGATTGCTGGCGTCCTCACTCATCTGACGATTCAGCCCGGCCAGAGACTCCAGCTGGGTGGAAAGCTGGGTGCGCCCCTGCTGCTGCTCGCCGTGCAGGGTTTCAAGGCGGGCCCGAAACTGCTCGATCTGTTCGCTTACCGGCGTCATCAGGGCGCTGACGCTTTCCCGGGAGTGGCGGGAAAACTGCTGCTGACGCTCATCAAAGATACGCCCGGCCAGGCGCTCGAACTCATGGGTCAGCTCCTGACGCGCGCTGCCCAGAAGGCTCAGGCGCTCTTCGAAATGAGCCGTATCCCGCTGCTTTTCCACTTCCAGCCGCGTCGTACGCTCACGGTAATCCGATAGCGCATCGTTGACCTCGGCCAGCCGATGTTCACGCTGTGACAGCTGAGCCCGAAGCTCCTGAGTATGGGTCTGCTCCCGCTCGAGCAGGGCCTCACGCTCGGCCAGCATGCGCTCGGTATCGCCAACCTGCTCACGCAGACGCTCAAGTTCCTCCTCAAGCGTTTCCACCAGCGTGCGCTGGTGCTGGCCACGCCGCCACAGGGCAATGAGTGCGGCAACAGCCAGTGCCGTCACTGCAAAAGAGATCAGCACAGCACTATTCATGGCAGGTCACTATTCATGACAAACGAACTTCCAGCGAGACAGGACAACATCAACGAGACGTCAGCTTAACCGAGCCCGGGGGGCCGTGCACCCGTGAGACAGGGGCTTGATTAGCGTCAGCTGCATGCAGGATGGCGAAGCGGCGTCTACCCTTGAGTGACGATTTTCATAGCGGCCTAATCATGATCAGGCCCTGCTTCAAAAATCAGCGTCTCAAGGAGGTAACCTTTCGATGGAAACGATTCAACTCCCCAACAGTGATCTCAGGCCTTCTCGCATTGCACTCGGCACCTGGGCCATTGGTGGCTGGAAATGGGGCGGCACCGACGAAAAGCAGTCCATTGCGACCGTCCAGAGTGCCGTCGAGCGCGGCATTACCTGCATCGATACTGCCGCGGTCTATGGCTTTGGCGAATCCGAGCGCCTGGTCGGCAAGGCGCTCAAGGAAGGCGGCATTCGTGACAAGGCGGTGCTGGCGACCAAGTGTGGCCTGAACTGGAACGAAGACGGCCCCTATCGCGATGCCAGCCGTGGACGCATCGAGCAGGAAATCAACGACAGCCTCAAGCGACTGCAGACCGACTATATCGATCTTTATCAGCTGCACTGGCCGGACCCGACCGTTGAACTCGAGGAAGCCGCCACCGTACTGCGTGAACTGAAGGACAGCGGCAAGATCCGGGCTGTGGGGGTCTCTAACTTCTCGGTCGAACAGATGCGTGCTTTCCAGGAGATCTGCCCGCTCTCCACCATGCAGCCGCCCTACAACCTGTTTGAACGCGAGATCGAGCACGACATCCTGCCGGCCATTCGCGAAGACGGTGTGGGCACTCTGACCTATGGCGCCCTGTGCCGAGGCCTGCTCTCCGGCAAGATGAACCGCGACACCACCTTCAATGGTGATGATCTGCGCAACAGCGACCCGAAATTCCAGTCGCCGCGGTTTGAGCAGTACATCAGCGCGGTCGAAAAGCTCGATGCCTATGCCCAGGAGCACTATAACAAACGTGTTCTGCATCTGGCCCTGCGCTGGCTGCTCGATCAGCCCGGCGTCTCGGTGGCGCTGTGGGGTGCCCGTCGCCCGGACCAGCTCGACCCGGCCAACGAGGTCATGGGCTGGTCACTCGATGACAAGGCCATGCGTGACATCGATGCCATTCTCTCGGAGTGCATCACTGACCCGGTCGGGCCGGAGTTCATGGCGCCGCCGACGAGGAACGAGGCGTAAGGCGACATGAAGGTGTTGCTGGACAGGATGGCGCCGCCGAAGAGGAACGAGACGTCATCCTGTTCGGGCTGTCGGTGAGCAGCGACTCGCCGGCGACCTGTCTAAAAGATGTTCTGGACCTGGTCCATGACAGAAAACTGCCCATCACCACGGCAGTGCAGGCAGTACCCTTGAAATGCCTTTTCATCGACCGCAAGTCATTTAAAGGCACATATTGAAACCACCAAAGGATTGGGGGAGAAACATGAGTCAGGATCTAATGGGCGTTCGCGTCGCGATTATGGCTACCGACGGCTTTGAAGAGTCGGAGCTGGCCGTACCCAGGGCCACGCTGACCGCCGAGGGCATCGAAGTACACATTGTCGCCCCCGAACGCGGCACGATTCGTGCCTGGGCCGAAACCCAATGGGGTGAGGACTATCCCGTCGACAAGAGCCTCGATGAAGTCAGCTCGCACGACTACCACGCGCTGGTACTGCCGGGCGGCGTCCTCAACCCGGATAACCTGCGCACCAATGAGAAGGCGCTGACCTTCGCCCGCGATTTCTTCAAGGAAGGCAAGCCGGTAGCCGCCATCTGCCACGCGGCCTGGACACTGATCAACGCAGGCGTGGTCGAGGGTCGCCGCATGACTTCGGTTCCGTCGCTTCGCAAGGATCTGGAAAATGCCGGCGCGAAGTGGGAAGACAGTGAGGTCGTCTGCGATAGCGCTCTTGTCACCAGCCGTCTGCCGAAGGATCTGGATGCCTTTTGCAGCAAGCTGATCGAAGAGATTCATGAAGGCCGTCATCGCAAGCAGCACGCGTAAGACGCCACCGATATCTACCCTCCAATGTCCAGGATAAGGAGTGTTCTGACATGAGCGAACTAAAAGGTACCAAGGTTGCCATTCTGGCCACCGACGGTTTTGAAGAGTCCGAGCTTTCCTCGCCGAAAAAGGCACTGGAAGCGCAAAGCATTGAAGTGCACGTCGTGTCACTGAAGAAAGACGGCATCAAGGCCTGGGCGGAAACCGACTGGGGCGATAAGTATCCGGTCGACAAGGTGCTCGATGAAGTCAGCGCCGACGATTATGATGCACTGATGCTGCCGGGTGGTCATTTCAATCCGGATACCCTACGCACCAGCGAACCGGCACTGAGTTTCGTGCGCGATTTCTTCAAGGCCGGCAAGCCGGTAGGCGCGATCTGCCACGCTCCATGGATTCTGATCAGCGCCGAGGTGGTCGACGGTCGACGCATGACGTCCGTCCCCACCATTGCGCAGGATCTGAAAAACGCCGGCGCCCAGTGGGAAGACAGCGAAGTGGTCTGTGACAGCGCGCTGGTCACCAGCCGCACGCCAAAGGATCTCAACGCCTTCAACAACAAGTTGATTGAAGAGATCAAGGAAGGGCGTCACCGCAACCAGCACGCCTGATATCGCCATTTCGTGTGTGATACGCACGAAGGGTTGATCGCGGCCGGCATCTCTTGTGAGATGCCGGTTTTTTTGTATGTGATCATGGACAGGGACAACGCCGGAGCGTCTCTGTCGCAATGGCATCATGATCCCACAGGATTCGGAGGTATCACCTGAGGTCGGGGTCGATGCAACCAATTGTTCAGGTGCCCATCAAAAAGGCAGGAACCACGTGACAGGAAGTCCTTGATGCATATTGTTTTACTGGCACTGGCGCTGATTCTGGTGGCCGCCGGCAGCGGCATACTGGCACGCTTTGTCCCACGCATTCCCCTGCCCATTTTGCAGATCGCGATAGGCGCCCTGCTGGCCTGGCTGGAAACACCGCTGGACATCAGCCTTGAGCCCGAGACCTTCATGCTGCTGTTTGTGCCGCCGCTGCTGTTTGCCGATGCCTGGCAGTTTCCCCAGCGAGAACTGACCTCGCTGCGCCACCCGATCATCGCGCTGGCCGTGGGCCTGGTGCTGTTTACCGTGGTGTGCGCCGGCTTCCTGATTCACTGGCTGCTGCCCAACCTGCCGCTGGCCGTCTGTTTTGCCCTGGCCGCCATCCTCTCTCCCACTGATGCCGTAGCGGTATCTGCCATTTCCGGCCAGCTGGGCATCCCGCCGCGCCTGATGCATATTCTTGAAGGCGAGTCGTTGATGAACGATGCCTCGGCGCTGGTATCGCTCAAGTTTGCCGTGGCCGCGGCCATGACCGGCGCCTTCTCCTTTGGTCAGGTCAGCCTGCAGTTTGCCCTGATCACTTTTGTCGGCATCTCGGTCGGGATTGCGCTGGCCTTTCTCTTCTCGACCATCCGCCGCAAGCTGATCGACCGGCGCGGCACCGAGTCTTCCACCGAAATCCTGCTGGTCATGTTGACGATCCCCTTTGCGGCCTACCTGATTGCCGAGCATTTTGAAGGCTCGGGCATCATGGCGGCCGTCTCGGCCGGCCTTACCATCAACCGCACCGAACTCAAGCGCTACGCCCAGACCCGCACCCGCATGCAGATGAACCATTTCTGGGAAATTCTGACCTTTTTACTCAATGCGATGGTCTTTTTGCTGCTGGGTCTGCAGTTGCCAGACATCATTGGCGGGGCCATCGAGGTATCACTCAATAACGTGCGCAGCTTCAGTCTGCCGGAACTGGCGTTTTATGTGGTCGTGATCTCGCTGGCCCTGATGCTGCTGCGTCTTTTCTGGATCATGGGGGCGGTCTATCTGTCGAGGCTATCATCACGGCGGCGGCGCTCGGCGCATGTGCCCCTGTCCAGTCGCATCATGGCCATTGGGACGGTGGCCGGCATTCGCGGCACCATCACGCTGGCCGCTGCGCTGTCGCTGCCGCTGACGCTGCCTGGTGGCGGGGCCTTTCCCGGACGCGAGCTGGTGATCTTTCTGGCCACCGGGGTCATTCTTTTTACCCTGCTGCTGGGCAGCGTTGTTCTGCCGCTGCTTTTGCGCCGCATGGAACAGCCCGATGACAGCTGGCGCGATGAAGAGGCCCGCTCGGCGCGTCATGCCGCCTCACTTGCCGCCATCGAGGCCATCGAGAGCTGGTACAGCGACGCACAAAAGCGCCATGACACGGAGCTTGAACGCTCGGTGCTGACCGAGACCAGCGCCCGCATGATCGGCTACTACCGCAACCTGATCACCATTAATGACAAGCGTTCAAGCTCCGAACGACACGAATATGACCAGCGCTTTTCCCGAGAGATGCGTCTGGCGGCCATACGCGCCGAGCGGCGCGAATACTATCGGCTGCGCTCGACGCATCAGATCGATGATCACACCCTGCGACGGCTGGTACGCGAGCTGGACCTGGTCGAAATGGCGCTGGCTCCCGGCACCCGATAGGACGATGCTGGAGATCGGCCCGCCCCTTGTTATAAAGAGGCAAGGCTGTATTGTCTGAGATGTGCTCTTCACAACAAGGATAAAGACTCATGAGCCAGACCTCTTCCTTAAAAAGTGATGATCAACACTCGAGTGCACTGCTGCGCACCCTGCTGATGCTGGATCGCGGACTGGGCCTGATCGAAAAAACCATCGTTGCCGGCAGCATTCTCGTCATGGCGCTTTTGATGAGCGCTCATGTCGTGGGCAACATTGTCCTTGGTCAGGGCATCACCGGTACTTATGAAATGACCGAGATGCTGATCGTGATCATTACCTTTGTCGGTGTCGGCTATGCCGCCCGTCACGCCCGACACATCAGCATGTCAGCGTTTTATGAACAGCTCAGTGGCCAGCGCCGCAAGGCCCTTCTGATACTGATCTGTCTGGGAACGGCGCTTTTGATGTTCTACTTCAGCTACAAATCCATCGAGTATGTCATCACCATCCATGACCGCGGCCGTACCAGCGCCTCACTGCAGATGCCGCTGTGGATCGTTTATCTCGCCCTCCCCATCGGTTTTGCGCTCGCCGGCATTCAATATGTCCTGACAGTCATTCGTAACCTGACCACCCCCGGCATCTGGCGCTCTCTTACGGAACAGGAGGGTTACAACGATGCGCCGCTGCCCGACAGCGAAAACGAGGGTGCCGACACGACTCGCGATTGATCACCATCTATATGGCGCTTGCAACCACAAACTGATGACAACAATGCAAGGGGAAGGATCATGCTGATAGGGCTTGGTGTGCTCATGCTCGTGCTGCTGCTGTTGGGGTTTCCCATGATGGTCCCCCTGGCGGCCGGCACGCTTTACATGATGTTTACCGGAATGACCTTTTTTGGCCCAGACCAGGCGGTCAGCTGGATGATCAATGGGGTCGGCAGCTGGGTACTGGCCGCCGTGCCCATGTTCATTTTTGCCGCGGATATTTTGACCAAGGGCCACACCGCCAATCGACTGCTGGATGTGGTCGATGTCTTTACGCGCCACCTGCGTGGCGGTCTTCCCATCACTACTGCCGCATCCTGTGCCCTGTTTGGGGCCGTTTCAGGCTCCACTCAGGCCACCGTCGTAGCCATGGGCGGACCGATGCGCCCTCGCCTGCTTCAGAAAGGATATTCCGACGCTTTTACGCTGGCTCTGATCATCAATGCCAGTGATGTGGCCCTGCTGATTCCGCCCAGCATCGGCTTCATTATCTATGGCGTGGCGATGCAGACCTCGATCGGTGATCTCTTTCTGGCCGGCATCCTGCCGGGGCTTTTGATCATGGTCATGTTTTCGCTCTACTGCTGGATCGATTCTCGTCTAAAGGGCATTGAACCCGACCCGAAGGCCTCATGGCGTGAACGAGGACGTGCGCTTCGTCGCGTCATCCTCCCGCTGGGCTTTCCGATACTGGTGGTGGGCGGAATCTATGGAGGATTTTTCAGCGCCGTTGAAGCCTCGGCCGTGGCGGTGGCCTATGCCCTGCTGCTGGAAGTGGTGATCTATCGACAGGTCAGGATTCGTGAGCTTGGCAGTCTGGCGCTCTCGACCGGCATGATTACCGCTGTGGTCTTCATTCTGGTGGCGATCGGTGCGGCCTTTTCTCAGGCACTGGCAACGGCGGGCGTTCCCCAGCAGATTCTGGGACCAATCATCGAGAGCATCGGAGACAGTCAGTTTCTGGCGCTGCTTCTGATTGCCGTGGCCTTCTTTATTGGCTGCATGTTTGTCGACCCCATTGTGGTCATCCTGATTCTGGTGCCCATTTTCAAACCGCTGGTGCAGTCGACCGGGCTGGACCCGGTGCATGTCGGGGTCATCGTGACGCTTCAGGCGGCTATCGGTTCGGCCACACCTCCCTTTGGCTGCGATATCTTTACGGCCATCGCCGTCTTTCGTCGCCCCTATCTGGAGGTCATTCGAGGCACGCCACCCTTTATTCTCGTCCTGTTGCTGGCCACGCTGATTCTGATCGTCTTTCCACAGATCTCGCTGCTGCTGCCCTCGCTCGGCGGTGACTGAACACGCGACTGACGCCGGATAATGATCCTGTCCGGCACTCCATGAAAAACGCCCGCAGGCGATTGCCTGCGGGCGTTGTCATTTCAACATGAGTCTGGGCTGGCTCAGGAGGACTGATGACCGCTGTCATTGTCGCTGGAGCCGGATTTGCTCTCCTCGACCTGTTTGAGCAGGATATCCAGGGCCTGCTTGCCACGCTCACCGACCATGTCGACATAGACCTGCCGAACCGGGCGGGCCAGCTCACGGAAGCGACTGCGCTCTTGCTCATCAAGGTGAATGATCTTGATGTCGCTGTTGTCCTTGATGGTCTCAAGACGCTCGGCGTTGAACTGCGTCTGGATGTCGTTTCCCTTTTGGACCATTTCATCCAGCGTGGACTGCAGCATTTCCTGCTGATCGTCAGGCAGCGCTTCGTACCAGTCCTGATTGGCGATCAGATTGCCGATAAACTGTGCCTGCTCGGCAAAGATCATATAGTCCTGCACTTCATAAAAGCCCATGTTTTCATGAGCAAAGACCGGCTGGATATTGCCTTCGGCCTGACCCTGTTGTAGGGCGCTATAGAGCTCGCCGTAGGCGATGGTAATGGGCGCGGCGCCATAGGCCTGATAGGTGGCGCGCAGCAGGCTGTTGTCCATGACGCGAATCTGCAGGCCCTTCATGTCCTCGGGCGTACGAATTTCCTTGTTGGCGGTCCATACCTGGAAGCCTTCAGGTACGGCGGCCAGCGGCACCAGTCCTCGACTGCGAAACGATTGCTGCCACGCATCGCTTTGCATGAAGGCATCAGAATTGAGTATCTCGGCGGTTTCCAGCTGATCGTTGGGCATCACGTAGTTGAGGCTCATCAACTGACTTTCCGGTACTGTGCCGCCCAGAAAACCCGAGCCGAAGGAGATGGGGATGGCACCACTTTGCAACGCGTCATACAACGCCGAGTAATTGGACCCCCAGACCCCGTAGGGAAGGATCTGGACAGTGATGTCTCCGTCACTTTTTTCTTCGATCAGATCCTTGAAGGCTTCTGCATAGGCGTACTGGACACTCCCTTCAGTCTCCTCAAGGCCAAAGCGCCAGGTATCGGCAAGCGCAGAAGTTGCTGCACCCATCATCGAGAGGGCAAACACTCCGGTCACGACATTACGAATCTGCATACGGATACCTTTAGTAGTTGTTTATCCGATTTCAGAACAGGACAGCGGTATCTCCCTGTCAAATCGAGTAACAGGAATTGATACCTATCTGTCGAAGGAAACTTACTGTATCACAGCTTTGAGCTTCCTTTTTTTGACCACCCGGGCTCGCCCATGACCTGACGTGTCATGCTGTCGGTTCTCCTTGTTGCTTCATGAAATACGATATGCTGCCCAGCCTCGTCACTCATGACGCCTCTTTAGTCCAATAGATAATCTGACCCCATGGATGCCGTCTTTCTTGTATTGATACTGCTGCTGATCGCCTCTGCTACCGGTGTCGCGGCCCGTTTCCTGCCTGCACTGCCTACCCCGCTGGTGCAGATTGCCTTTGGCGTGCTGCTGGCCCTGCCGGGCATCGGCTTGAATGTGGAGCTCGAACCCGAGCTCTTTTTGCTGGTGTTTATTGCCCCGCTGCTGTTTGCCGATGCCAGACGCTTTCCCCAGCGCGAATTCATGGTGCTGCGCGGGCCGATTCTGGCACTGGCGCTGGGGCTGGTGCTCTTTACCGTACTGGGCGTGGGGGCCTTCATCCACTGGCTGTTTCCGGCATTGGCCCTGCCGGTCTGCTTTGCCCTTGCTGCCATTCTCTCACCGACCGATGCGGTGGCAGTCTCGGCCATTTCGGGGCGTCTGCCGGTGCCACCACGACTGATGCGCATTCTGGAAGGCGAATCGCTGATGAACGATGCCTCGGG contains:
- a CDS encoding type 1 glutamine amidotransferase domain-containing protein, whose product is MSELKGTKVAILATDGFEESELSSPKKALEAQSIEVHVVSLKKDGIKAWAETDWGDKYPVDKVLDEVSADDYDALMLPGGHFNPDTLRTSEPALSFVRDFFKAGKPVGAICHAPWILISAEVVDGRRMTSVPTIAQDLKNAGAQWEDSEVVCDSALVTSRTPKDLNAFNNKLIEEIKEGRHRNQHA
- a CDS encoding Na+/H+ antiporter, translated to MHIVLLALALILVAAGSGILARFVPRIPLPILQIAIGALLAWLETPLDISLEPETFMLLFVPPLLFADAWQFPQRELTSLRHPIIALAVGLVLFTVVCAGFLIHWLLPNLPLAVCFALAAILSPTDAVAVSAISGQLGIPPRLMHILEGESLMNDASALVSLKFAVAAAMTGAFSFGQVSLQFALITFVGISVGIALAFLFSTIRRKLIDRRGTESSTEILLVMLTIPFAAYLIAEHFEGSGIMAAVSAGLTINRTELKRYAQTRTRMQMNHFWEILTFLLNAMVFLLLGLQLPDIIGGAIEVSLNNVRSFSLPELAFYVVVISLALMLLRLFWIMGAVYLSRLSSRRRRSAHVPLSSRIMAIGTVAGIRGTITLAAALSLPLTLPGGGAFPGRELVIFLATGVILFTLLLGSVVLPLLLRRMEQPDDSWRDEEARSARHAASLAAIEAIESWYSDAQKRHDTELERSVLTETSARMIGYYRNLITINDKRSSSERHEYDQRFSREMRLAAIRAERREYYRLRSTHQIDDHTLRRLVRELDLVEMALAPGTR
- a CDS encoding TRAP transporter small permease is translated as MSQTSSLKSDDQHSSALLRTLLMLDRGLGLIEKTIVAGSILVMALLMSAHVVGNIVLGQGITGTYEMTEMLIVIITFVGVGYAARHARHISMSAFYEQLSGQRRKALLILICLGTALLMFYFSYKSIEYVITIHDRGRTSASLQMPLWIVYLALPIGFALAGIQYVLTVIRNLTTPGIWRSLTEQEGYNDAPLPDSENEGADTTRD
- a CDS encoding TRAP transporter large permease, with protein sequence MLIGLGVLMLVLLLLGFPMMVPLAAGTLYMMFTGMTFFGPDQAVSWMINGVGSWVLAAVPMFIFAADILTKGHTANRLLDVVDVFTRHLRGGLPITTAASCALFGAVSGSTQATVVAMGGPMRPRLLQKGYSDAFTLALIINASDVALLIPPSIGFIIYGVAMQTSIGDLFLAGILPGLLIMVMFSLYCWIDSRLKGIEPDPKASWRERGRALRRVILPLGFPILVVGGIYGGFFSAVEASAVAVAYALLLEVVIYRQVRIRELGSLALSTGMITAVVFILVAIGAAFSQALATAGVPQQILGPIIESIGDSQFLALLLIAVAFFIGCMFVDPIVVILILVPIFKPLVQSTGLDPVHVGVIVTLQAAIGSATPPFGCDIFTAIAVFRRPYLEVIRGTPPFILVLLLATLILIVFPQISLLLPSLGGD
- the dctP gene encoding TRAP transporter substrate-binding protein DctP; protein product: MQIRNVVTGVFALSMMGAATSALADTWRFGLEETEGSVQYAYAEAFKDLIEEKSDGDITVQILPYGVWGSNYSALYDALQSGAIPISFGSGFLGGTVPESQLMSLNYVMPNDQLETAEILNSDAFMQSDAWQQSFRSRGLVPLAAVPEGFQVWTANKEIRTPEDMKGLQIRVMDNSLLRATYQAYGAAPITIAYGELYSALQQGQAEGNIQPVFAHENMGFYEVQDYMIFAEQAQFIGNLIANQDWYEALPDDQQEMLQSTLDEMVQKGNDIQTQFNAERLETIKDNSDIKIIHLDEQERSRFRELARPVRQVYVDMVGERGKQALDILLKQVEESKSGSSDNDSGHQSS